The segment CAACCAACACTATCTCATCTGACACAAGTGGAGTAAAGATATCATATCACATGCTTGAACCTAGCAAAAGCTGAAAACTTGATCCATAGTTTGTTAAAGACGTTCACACCTTCAGTAGACGTTTTATGGGCATTACACTCTCATTTGTTGTATAAACGaatcactatttatattgaattgaattgaagaaATTGTATCTCTGCTAAGGATCTTCAGACTTCAGTGAAATGTAAGATTAGAAGAACTGAAGACATATCTTCAACTACTAGGATATCCACGTGGGGTAGTTGAAGATGTTCATAAAAGTAAAAAGTCCAAGAGAGatactttggaaaacataaGAAACAAATACAGAGATGGACATTCTTCCATCCATTTGTACTTACAATCCTAATAATTGTACAATTATGCCCATTATAAAGCAAACCTtccaattttgtataaaagtgGTACTATGAAAATAGGTTTATCCAAGACTAAATTTATATGTAGGACTAAGCAACTtaaaaatctaaaacaaaatcctTTGTCCGTCCAAATATTCACAAGATACAAACACTCTCAGTGTAACAAAATCTCACACACCTAAATGAGGAACTTGTTCATCATAACTGAAGAATGCAAATTTACATGTTGTGAAGACAAAATGTTTACTGTGAAACCAACATGAACTGCTACAGATAAAtgagatatatatttcaacatgtgCGGGATGTGGTGAACATTATATTTGAGAAACTGGAATGCAACTAAAGGAATGTGTCACTGTACAGACAGCAAATTCAAGATCCTATTGTGCAGTGTACAGATGTAAGCAAACACATTAATGAATGCGAGAATGGCCAGTTTACTATCATTTCGTTTTATCAATTGTTTAACAATGATAAACAATTATGAATGAACAAACATCAAGTGTTCCTAAAGCTGTTTAAACCAAAGCTCAATTCAAAAGTATAATTTTGCAACCTTCTCAATGTAACTCTATGTATTTATGCACTGAAACCATCATGCATACATGTTCACCACTACTGTTTCTAACTATGACCCCAAAAACatgatgacgtcataaacatAACCTTACTATCACCCATGGCAATGTTTTATGTCTCCTGCTGTTGTCCCTAACTGTAATGTCAGACTCATGGTGACAACATAGCTATTACAGTTGTGTGTCACCTGTGACAATGCTTATTTTTCATTGTACACCTCATGAGGGTTGAATGGTAAATAGTCTTGTGCAGATATGAAGGAGTCTTTGCAAGAAGAAATATATGGAGTTATAGATGATACACCTGTGTCTctctccctcacacacacacacacacacgcacacacacacacacacacaatatttgCTTGACATTCATCTACTCAGTAAATGTCTCTTTAGAAACTGATTCTTGGAGACTAACTTGAAAGTCCTATCAAATAATTGATTTCCACTCATTATTATATATCTTAACATATGTTGTATGCAGCATAGATAACAAACATAATGTGGCATAAGATTGTTAAAGATATCATTCTGAAGCTTGCATGGATTTCCTGGATATCTACTTGAAGTTTTATTGTATGTCCCTGCTGTTCATAGCCGAGTCCTGCTGTTCATTTTCTAATTCATTTCATTAATAATAGAAATCTTTCCACAAAAACACAGATTTAAAGAAAGATGGAAGTTTATTgataaaaacatattattcatcaGAATCAGGTAAGAAAAGACGTTTCAGGAGTTTTATGTACATGGTGTTCAGCGTACTAGACTGAAGCATACCACTGCTAGGGCCTTGTGCATCATCTTTCACATCCAACCAGACAAATCTGGAGAGGAATGCTAGATAGGTTATCCTGGCAGACAACACACTGCTATTTACATGCATTATGTGGCCAATGACAGACACTATATAACTGTACAGTCGCATACTTATATGACCAGAATAGAATGAGGTCGATATATAATGACATGCACGTGAATGATCATGCTGGGTGCTATCATTACAAAATACAAACTCACACATTGTAAATATGTAACACTTATATAACAAGATTTCATAAATACAGAACATATCTTACTATCCTGTTAACTTTTGTACTATATTTTAAAATCTTCAGAAGCCAAATGTTCACCAGTTCCAGTGAACTTACTATTTCAATCTTCAACTATTGCTTGTTTTCTTCCTCCAAACTTTTATATTCACACAAAAGGGCATTCACAATGATTTACAGTGACATTTatgacaaataataataataataaatatatatcgaTGGATGGCATGTTTGTAAACTATTAAAACAATGGGTCAACTTACATCAGTTGATTTGCATAATGATTAAAAGGAATTAGACATGAATAATATTGAGTATGTTGTGgatgttttcagtcctctgtggtCTGATCCTCTTCTTGCTCTCCACCTTCCTCACCCCCTTCCTTCGTGTCGTCATCCTGAGATGGGGGCTCCTGGCTGGGTTCTGGGGCAGGCTCTGAAGGACGGTCTATAGCATCACCCTGAAAGGTAAAAAcctatacatgtacttcaacTCAGAAATGATCAATACAAGCTGTATGGGTGTAATTGTTTCTTATCCACTGTCAGACTAATGCTTCCATCAGCTGTTCAGGTCTGCTTCAACTTCAGGCACAACCGCACATAATGACTTTGTATTTGATAACGTCATGGGATAAAGATGCCATTGTCAATCACTGGGATGAAGTTTCACAGGAATAGACCATAACATTGGCCATGATTCAGTAAGTTCAGTCTTAAGATGGTAAACAATGCTACAAGTAAATGACTTGTGTGGAGAACTGCTGTGGTCTGTGACCTGTCGTCACTCCCACTACCACGCCCAACTGTACTTAGATGAATAAAGAGAAGTAGTCCAATGATCATACACACTGATGTGCATTACAAGTCCTGGGAACAACACTAAAACAAAGACCCCTAGACAGCTTCATGGATACACCTCAACAGTCCAGTTGTTCTTTTACTGCCTCTTAACGTAAATCAATATCTGATGTGCAGCTTTAGTTGAAACTGTTGAAAGTTAATAAAACCTCTCTATCTCCATAATAAGTTGTCATTCATTGTCTGTGTTGTTCCACTCAACTGATCACCTAatgtaataaaaatatgatTAACTCTTGTAAACTCTCTTTTTGCTTTGAGGAAAACTAAAATGGATTTTTACACAACGATATTGGGAGATGTTTTGAGTGACTTtatttttacactgcttttagcagtattctagcaataGTACAGCTGGggaatatggctggaatattatgaAGAGGAAAACAGAAGAAAACACAGAATAATCAGAGATCCTAAACAAACTGATTGTGAACATAGCAATACACTTACAGTGGCATGTGTTAATTCCCTACATGGCTTTGATCCTTCTTTAAAGAGAGACATACATAAATCCTGCATTATTGTCCTTGAAGCGTGTAGCTTGTCCAACTGTGGCAAATGGTATGGTTGTCTAATATCACTCAATACCATGGAACAAAACAGCTATCCTGAAGCAAACAGCCAATGAATGTCAACTAGATGGCTATGCAAAACACGCCCATTTTGGCAGACTACTTGGGAACAACCAGTTGGTCTGATTCATTGAAGGGTTCTCCGTTTATTGCCCACTTTCTCAGCTACTAGACATCAGGACCCATGTCAAATATTATGTATCCAAACTATTAAATGAGCTCTTAAGAAATGAACATTTGAGCCAACACAGTTGAGTGGCGTCCATTGTCAGTAGTGAAATCTCATCAATCTGACTCCGCAATCAACAAACAGCCTCATTGTCAAGTGTCACAGGTGATGGGAATAATAACAACACCTCGTATCCAATatgaatgcccacagatttAAATCTCAACACATTAGATATGTATGGACTATAATGTTTCCACAGTCTGTTTAATTACACCTCACCCAGCACAATCAATAGAGGCCATGTATGGGTGCTCAAAATATTAGTATTATTACATGTATGGGTCCCAAATATGCACGAAAACCTCTTTGAAACACAGAAGTACAGGCCCCATTATACATGTATGAGTGGATGGAATATTTAAATATAGGTGGATGAACTCAATGATATTCTGTTCATAGAAATCTGTTCCTTGCTTATCTACTCATTTACTTAAAAGTAATAGCATTCAATATATTGTTTCTTAGGTAACTGTAGGTGGATGAAAAGTATAGGGATgaataacttctttatttccaTAGTAAGTGATGTAGAGCTTCACTTTCATGGACATATTTTATAGGTATGATAAGGTGTTTTAACAGTTGATTCGATAGGCGTAAAATAGAGTGGCGAGTCATTACAGAATATATTAACAGTTGTAATAAGGAAGTTGTCCATTAAAATACCTTATCATTCCTTGGTAGTCAACATTCCAAAGTAGTTATCAggtttattttttaaacaaattcctctttttcttttctgtgCATCTAACAACTTCGTAATCATACTATCACAGTCAGGTGATTTGATTTGCCTGTGCATTTAAACAAGGAAGTAAAACAATGATTTTGAACATCATCTCCGTAAGTAATTTGCTCATCAGTTGGAGCAGGACAAGGACTGGTTTGGTTGAGTTTTCATCCAACTGATTGTACACATCATCCCAAATGTGCCTCAAGGTTACTGCTAGGGTACGGTCATGTCAGAGCCAATGTTGTGATGTCAGACGTTCACTGTCAGGCATCCTAACTGTAGCTTGTGGTTCAGCTTGTTCATGATCGTCTGTTTTCAATGGCCCAGCTATGCACCTATTGTATGGAGCAACACCTACACTATACACTGTTTGAAGATAACACTGTGTTCTCTGCCCTGCAGTGAAGAAGCCTAGtcactgttgtttttttttcaacccATCATCACACTTTTCAAGCAATGAAGACCACAGATTGTAAAATTAATCTGGAAATTCAGCCTCTACAGTTTTCATCATTGATCACATGCTCCTCAGACCTGTTGACATGTTTTACAACCTTTAACCTCCCTTCCCCTCCTCTACCTCCCTTTTCCCAACCTCTTCAATCCTCTGACCCACAGAGCAGACACCCAAAGAGAGACTTTTCATCATCAAAATGAGTGACAAATGCagatttgtgtttttgtgttcagACAATGAGATCAAACCAGCTGAGCTGGGCCAAACTAACTAGCAGGCGTGTGTCCGAATCACTCTCTGTCACATGCTAAATAGAGCCCGTCCTGTGTGACGGAGGGCTGGGAAGGGCTGTGAGGGGAATGAATCAGGCAGCAGTTTCTGTGCGCTGGCAGCTGAGGGGTTCCCAGGCTCCACACCAGGGGCCACCCTCACGCACACACCCAAACTATGGCCTACTGACGTTAAACATTTCTTATGATGGCTCCACAAAATAGGTGATTGCTTGCAAGGAAAATTAGAGAAAAGTAACTTTTGCCAGGCCAATAAATCTGTGGCGTATTGTTGAGTGTGGGTAGACAAAGGTGAGACTAGGACAACAGCTAAAGCTGGGACAACAATAAAACACAGTAAAGTAATAGTGCAATGTATCATAACACACTGTTAAAAAACCTCCTGTCAATAACAGGCCTGCCCAGTGAGATATGAATGTTGATGTATGCTTACAGTActgaaaacataacaataaGAATGAGTCTGCTACCTCGGACTAACGTCTGAACACATCCAGTGAGGGGAATAGGGGCCACTGTTGAGTTTTTGGGCTGGAGATGGGTTTgaggtgtatgtttgtgtggagGTGTGTGTAACTACTTGACACACTAGTAAACACTCTGATTATGGTAAGACAATGCAAAGCTTtgacaaacaattttggaaaaGATCCTTTTTCACTTTTCTAAATTCCTGTAAACTTATTGTTACACCTCTGTATTGGCAGTTTGCCTTTGAATTGTATTCAGAAAAGCAGCATTTGACTAACATTGGAAAAAGAATTTCAGACAATGGATGCAACAGTCAGTAAGTACAGAAAGCTTAAAACAAATTAGAAATAGGAGGGTTAGAATTAGGTATTACATAATCATGACTCAGTCTCAGTAAATACAAGcaaaaaaacatttcagaatatttttcGTTTTCAATTAATGGCTGTCTGGATTAATGTATTGAGACAGATAACATTTACACTCAGGGACAAGCAGAaggcttgtttgttttgtttttagtttgatttgattgtaaatataaatataagtaTTATGTATCTGACATAAATAAAGTATAATTCTTCCTACCAGTATCAATCTTATTTGCAGTAAAAGAAAGAGCTGCTGGGTGTGAATGACAAGCCTGAGAACTCCACCTCTTGTATATAATTAAGTGGTGAGAATCTGAAACGGGTCATTTGCCTTAGATCCATTATGGACCATGAACTGGCCACACGTGAACTGCCCATTCAGTTCACAAAACTCCACTCACCTTTCACCCCTAACCATTAATCTCAAACCACATTGTCATAAGAATAAACCCAAAATATGCTGTGGTACTAAGTAGCTGTTATTGTCCTTGACTAAgttttggaaactgtttcagtGATGAGATATGTTCATAATCAGGAAGGCAGTTGTGCTGTGAAGAAGGGGTCACTTCATTACACTCTTTAACTAGCACTTTCTGCTATATCTGTGCAGCTTGACATGGATAGAGATTCTAaaccatttttgtttgttgagaaGTGTCTAAACTGCAAGCAACATAGGTCCAAATGTATTGTTAACTCTGAGTAACAGCCCAACTCATTTAGCCAGCAGAAGCGTTTTCATTTCCCACTGAATTCATCACAGTCTTTGTTATcatgtgatgacaatgacaGGCAACACATACTCCATGTTACACGCACAGTTGACAATTATTCCAAAAAGACATAACATGCATGGTCCACCATGATAACAGCATGGCTTTAACATTATTCACGTTATTCAGTGGATAAAATTAGTGATGTTACCTAATGAAAAACAGTAGTCAAATAGGGATTGAAAAACAACTTGAGACAACATAACAGTGGTCACTGACAGACTTGAAAATCCATGATTGGACCAGTTTCAATAAATCATGTATGATGAGATATAAAAATCATGAACAAATGATGGGATGGCAGGACCTCGGATGCCAAGCATTGCAAAAGCTCAGCTGacatttttgtcaaatatatggAAACAATTATGAACCAATGCATCCAGTCCTGACATCAAGCAGAAAAGCTTTTATGAGTGCTTCATATAATGATGCGAATATCACCTCTGTGGTTGTAGCTGGAGCAGCTGTCTGGTCAGTCCCACCAGTTTCTTCTGAAGCAGCATTCAGGGCCTCTGTGGCCTGCTGGGTGTGCATGGCTGTGTCCAGACGACTGTACAGATCCATGCGTTTCAGCACCACCTCTCTCAGCATGCCGTCCAGCACCAGTCTGCCCAACTCACACTTCTCAAGCTGCTCAGACACTCTTTCCATCAGCCATGGCAAGAATCCTTGCTCCACATCTGACAAAAATATGAGGAGAGAGATGTTGCTGATGTGCTCTACACAAGGTTTTGGAACaactttgagtggcattttataAGCTATGAAGTACAAAATTGACAAACtcaatggataacaacttatttattATGAGAGTGCAACATTTTGATCCAAATTCTTGTACCGCTGACAAGCAGGAATGTAGCATAAAGTGGTGGCAAAGTAAAAATACTGAGAGTAGCAAAGAAAACAAGATAACAAGGTAATTAACACAACAGGGTGAGCATTGAGGTGATGACGTCAGTGGGTAGACAATGGGGAAAGGCATAGAAGCCAGAGATGTACAAATGAAAAGGCTCTGTTAAACCACCCCTTTTCATTGATACTAACTGCCATCTTAAACTATTACCAAACAAAATAAGGACCAGAATAATTAGCTGCTTTAAGTTTCACAAACATACCCATATATTTCACATAAAAACAATAACAGTAATGAAAGTTATTTTATCAAGTCCTTTATCTTTCCAAGAAACTGGTAAGGTAAACTCATTTTACCTCTCTCTACAGGATCATAGAAGTATCCATTGTCTGAGAGTGTTCCAAACACTGATGGCACAAGGTCTGCAAGGTAGCTCTGTGCAAACACACGTGCAGCAATCTTCTCTGCAGTCTCCTTCTCTTTCCGTAATACTTCTCTCTGCTGCTTCATGCGCCTTTCCTACAACAAATTTGTCACTGAGCAGAAGGAAATTTATTTACTTCTTgtcattgtttgtaaacaagccCATAGCAATCATATGTCACATGAACAAATAACTGAAGATTATGTCATCCACTGATCATGACATCACTAAGATTTAAGTGATTACTTTCCAGgaataaaataaaactaaaagtgctttatggttcaacttctttattatacaaggtcacaacatttcgagacagattctagtctcttcttcaggtgaggtgaagaagagactagaatctgaagaagagactagaatctgtctcgaaacgttgtgaccttgtataataaagaagttgaaccataaagcacttttagtttgattcctccaacttctaaatgcctttgaaacaacttatagGAATATAATAAGTAGGAattataatttttcaacatttacggcaagaaacacatgaaaatatgtaatGTAACAAATAACCCAACAGTAACAAGGAATGATGGATCATCTGACTCCTGTGAACTGATTTTGCACATTTAGAACCTTTGGCATGTAACATTCTACATCAGTTCCAAAGGGCCCATAGCTGTTACCTAAGGCATCATCTTACATCTACTTGGTTGACTACAAATAACTGTCTGTCAATTTGAAGGCATTCAGCACTATTAGTTGACATCTCCACTGCCATTGTGAAAAACAAGCTTATAGAAGAGTTTTATGGCAATGATTAAGAAAATTATCTTATACGCAAATGAATGTAGAATTATTAGAGTGAATTACTTCTGCACATCCACTTTGAAagatatttgaaatatatttcaaatctaTATAAGTCTTCATGTCTATCACTAAATGTTGTGATCCTTGGTTGATGTTGAAGAAaaatggtgaatgttgtgaGAGTGAAGCAAGGTTACTAGGCCATCAGCAGCAACTCATTTGTCTTGATGAAACACTGCAACAATGTAACAGTAAATAATCTCCTTTTGATTTCTACTCTGACAAACCTTCTCCTCTCTGTGTCTCCTTTCCTGTTCTTCCAGTCGCTGTTGTTCCACCAGCTCTGCATTGCGAAGTTCCTCAAATGCCCGCTGCTGCTTTCGTAAGTTGGCAAGTTCCTCCTCTTCCATGACCTCCAACAGAGCTTGTTCCACCGTCTTCCCCACAAGTACCTCCAGGATAGGCCTTGCCTCCACATCAAAGTCAAATAGCTACAACACATGTAATATGTGTGGTACAAGTGAATAAGAACCTAAGCTTTTAGCTACTTTACAACTCCTCAGATATATTcctgtctttagcagacatgAACAAATTGGAATTGGTATGTGCTAACTGAACGCTCTAATGAAGTCAATGAAATAGTTAAGAATGTAATAATATGACATGGGCCCTGTTCCGCAAAGCGATCATAGCACAATGACAGTCATAAGTCTattttaaagtatgggagttatgattaTCTTGGTACTGCAATCACTTTCAGGAACGGGGCTTGGTCATATCAGTAAATAGTGGATTGTGactggttaatcaaagtcattcagaggtactgtaaatgtacatatattcgCTTGGTGCAAATTTCGCGGAGTTGACAGTTTAGACTACATTGCGCGGGTAATTATTCACAGAATCATTAATTGCCGGAACTGCCAGCTGTCTGTTTCGCGTCTCTAACAGCAATAAAAACAATCAGAGGGGCTTAACCTGACATGCAGAATGGATTGCTAAGTCAGAGGAAATCCCTTCCTGCCCAATATATACAGTAATATGGTTACTCACGGAAGTACTAAGAACTTGGGAAGTGACACATTGTGATGGTATACTATATAAAGCGCTGAAAAACACATCAGTGTTATGTTCCGAATTCTGACGATTTGATGCATGTGGCTAAAGAAAGCCCCTACCCCCAAGACACCTGGACTTCTAGATCCAAATGATTGCAAAGATGAGACTGAGGCCAAAGTCTTAATCACTGCAAATGCTGCCGTAGATCAACTCCAAGATGAAATGGCGACAAATGATGTGTCAAGTAACCCATCATGCCGTAAAAGAAAATGTGGAGAATACAGCAATTACGATCCCGAAGTACGGGTGAAAATTGCTGTGTATGCGATTGAACATGGTGTTATGAAGGCAGCCTGTAAGTTCTCTTGTGAATTGAAGAAGAAAGTGTATGAATCTACTGTCCACAGTATGAAAGCAAGTTTCCTGAAACAGCAAAGCAGCAGTAAAACAGCGGAATCTCCACGCCGATTGGTTAAGGCCATTCGAGGTCAGAGGCCAAAGCTGGGTCAATACAAAGATCAAATTAAGAACTGGGTGAAAAAAATGAGATTGTCTGGTGACGTTAACACAAGAACATTGCTTACAGCGACTGATGGAATCATGAGAAAACGTCATAAATCTGTGTTGAAAGAATTCGGTGGACATGTTGAGCTGACGGATTCCTGGGCGAGATCGATTTTACGACACATGGACTTTGTGAAACGCAAGGGAACAAAAGGTGTAAAAAAAGATCACAGATCTACTTTCAATGACCAAGTCCGGTGATTTGTTGCCCCTTCAGCTGATCTAAAAATCTGACCGATGCCACCCATCTATCAACTTTCCAGCAGACTGGGACATCACACACACAGAATCGCATTGGAGCACAGAAGAATCCATGCTCAGATTTGTGGACAAAATCATTGACCCTATGTTGTAGAAACACATAAACAGCTGGGATTAGGTCCCGACCAGAAGGCTTTGTGTATCTTCGATGTCTATCGTGCTCATCGTACGGACAGTTTACGTGAACTTCTTCAAGAGAGGAACATTTGTTTCCTCTATGTCCCAGCCACCTGTACTGACAAGCTACAACCACTTGACCCAGCTCTCAACAAGaatttcaaagatgaaatcaaacaGTGCTTCCACGAATGGTATTCCAGTGAAGTTGTGCGCCAACTTGATGAACAAGAGGATGCAGGCAATGATGATGCAGTGTCTGCAATTTCAGTTGATACCAGGACCAGCGTCATCAAGTCCCTTCATGGACAATGGGTTATCAAGGCATTTGACATTATGTCTAAGAGAAAGGACCTCATTCGGAGCGGGTTCAGACAAGCTGGATTGCTGTAAAAGTGATGAGTTAATTGACTATCAATTACAGGTAAATGAACTGCTATAGTGTATGAAGTTGTGATTTCAAACATCCGGGTTGTTGAGAATGTGCTATTGACTATCAATTACGAGTACTAATGAACTTCTATACaattttaatgaataaataaaatgctgctgtattatttcttttctttttgtttcatGGTAATCCGTTTTGTATCAAACCATCTCTCTCTATGATTGGTCAAATAGAGCACATTACCAATTTCAATGGCAGCCTCAACACACATTACTGGTTTCGCTATAATTCGTAATTCTGctataggagtgagtgagtttggttttacgccgcttttagcaatattccagcaatatcacggcaggggacaccagaaaatgccTGCTATAGGAATGGGCTCATTAATTATTTTCGGTGACCATATGGGAAATCCATTATAGCGACAGTTACTAGTAAGTTTGATTCTTTTCCAGTAGCCATTTTAACATTCCGGTCGTCAAACTTGATGTGTAATGGCAACAACTCAGAGGCAAGCATGTGTACAGTTAACAAACGAAAGGTTTATTCGCGGTGTACAATTTTTCGCGGCAAAATATTTTGTGCGAAAAGCACGAAAATAAAACCTGCGCAATATATAATACGTTTACAGTATATAATcacattatatacctctgattttccaacacattatgtatttgtttaaaatcttaATAATGCAATaaggtagaatggagataaacgtaatATGATGGAatatcagaggtatataacaaaattctaacatctctatattttgtatttaaaacttcACACTACAtattcggttttaaatcaaatgttgaactattataattttgttatatacctctgatcttccaacacagtatgtttatctcttaATTATGTGACAACTGTTTAGCATCTGTTTTGTCTGCTTACATCTCCATCCAGAATCTGTGTAGCTATATCAACTCCTGTCTTGGCTGGTATGAAGAGAGGAGATGGAGGTCTGTCTAAGAAGGCATCTGTCTGGCACTCCACGTCTGCCTCCTCAACACGATCACTAAGCTCTTCTAAGTATAACTCTGTCTGGACATCCATGTGTTTCCGACCCTCCACTGCCTCTGGAGATCGTGGACGCAGTTGATCTTTTGCTCTTTTCCTGGCTATCAACCTCCGCTTGTTTTCCTGCTGCCTTTGAATCTCAATTGGGTCAGGCTGTGCACTCTGCAAATACAAAAGGAACTAGTAATATAGTGCACCCTGGTTAAAATGCCCCTGGTTATGCCACTCTGGACATAATGCCATGTTTTTTCCTGCCCTTGTAGTGCCCCAGTTATAATGCCAAACTGGATACGACACCTTCTGCTAATTATTTTGGAACAAAAGTCACTTTTCCCTGATTATAATGCCAATTGCACACGCTGCATGGATACAATGCCACATTTCCTCCTAGTGACATCACTAGGATACCTGTATATGGCCAATCTTCCTCTAAActgttttatgaatatattgGGAATATATAT is part of the Haliotis asinina isolate JCU_RB_2024 chromosome 6, JCU_Hal_asi_v2, whole genome shotgun sequence genome and harbors:
- the LOC137286969 gene encoding radial spoke head protein 3 homolog B-like: MTTVLPQKAEGTYTFASQPRAVQQRKKYRDPLLSQQNEQSAQYGNIMYDRRIVRGNTYAQHTLPASAQPDPIEIQRQQENKRRLIARKRAKDQLRPRSPEAVEGRKHMDVQTELYLEELSDRVEEADVECQTDAFLDRPPSPLFIPAKTGVDIATQILDGDLFDFDVEARPILEVLVGKTVEQALLEVMEEEELANLRKQQRAFEELRNAELVEQQRLEEQERRHREEKERRMKQQREVLRKEKETAEKIAARVFAQSYLADLVPSVFGTLSDNGYFYDPVERDVEQGFLPWLMERVSEQLEKCELGRLVLDGMLREVVLKRMDLYSRLDTAMHTQQATEALNAASEETGGTDQTAAPATTTEGDAIDRPSEPAPEPSQEPPSQDDDTKEGGEEGGEQEEDQTTED